CTCCGGCTTCCACAGCCTGGCCAAGGGCGTCGGCCGGCACTTCGATTCGGGCAGGGTCCGCCAGACGGTCGTCGAGCTCGACGAGGCCTTCCTCTTCGTCATGGCCGCCGGCGACGGGAGCTGCCTCGCCGTACTCGCCGATGCCGACTCCGACGTCGGTCAGGTCGCGTACGAGATGACGCTCATGGTCAAGCGAGTCGGTGACCACCTGGCGACCGCCCCGCGCACCGGGCTGCCCGCCGGAGGGTGAGTCGGACCGCATGAGCGACCCACGCCAGGACGGCCGGCACCACTCCGACGACAGCAACAACTTCAACGAGACCGACGTTCCGTTCGCCCCCGAACACGACCACTGGTTCGACGACGACGCCGGCCCGGTCGTGCGCCCGTACGCGATGACCCGTGGCCGGACCAGCCACGCGGGCCAGCACCGACTGGACCTGATCGCGCTCGTCGTCGCCGAACCGGCGGCCGACGATCCGGTCTGGGACATGACCCTGTCCCCGGAACACGCGCACATCCTCGGACTGTGCCGCGACCGGCCGCAGTCGGTCGCCGAACTGGCGGCCGACGTCGACCTCGCGGTCGGGGTCGTGCGCGTCCTGATCGGCGACCTGGTCGCCGACGAACTGGTCCATGTGAACCGGCCGGTGCCACCGGCCGAACTGCCCGATGAATCCATTCTGCGTGAGGTGATCGATGGCCTTCGGGCGCTCTAGCCGCACCGGTGCCATGCATGCCGTGTCACCGGTCGAGCCGCTGACCCTGAAGATCCTGGTCGCGGGCGGCTTCGGGGTGGGCAAGACCACCCTGGTCAGTGCGGTAAGTGAGATCAGACCCCTGCGAACCGAGGAACGGCTCTCCGAGCCGGGCGTCGGCGTCGACGACACCGGGGGAGTGGAGGGCAAGAACACCACGACCGTGGCGATGGACTTCGGGCGCATCACGCTCCGCGAGGACCTCGTGCTGTACCTGTTCGGCACGCCCGGCCAGGACCGCTTCTGGTTCCTCTGGGACGAACTGGCCCAGGGCTCGCTCGGCGCGGTCGTCCTCGCGGACACCCGCCGGCTCGCCGACTGCTTCGCCGCGATCGACTACTTCGAGCGGCGCTCGATCCCGTTCGTGGTCGCGGTCAACTGCTTCGACGGCGCGGACCGCCACCCGGTGGTCACCGTACGGGAGGCACTCGACCTCGACCCCGAGGTACCGGTGCTGCTGTGCGACGCGCGGGACCGCGAGACCGTCAAGGACGTGCTGGTCGGGGTCGTGGAGCACGCGATGGCCCTGGCCCGCGCCCGTCGCCTGAGCCTCACGGCGGAAGCCGGGGCCTGACGTGGAGGCGACCCGTACCCCCGCCGACTGGGGTACGGGCCGCAGCTCTCATGGGGGGTTCCGGGTCCCGGTCGCCGCGCGGGACTGTGGAGCGAGTGTGAACCCGCCACAAGAAGCCGTCAAGCATTCAGACAGCATCGTCCGCAGCCGCACCGGACCGGCCGTCTCCTACCGCCCGAACCACTACCCACGGGCCCGGAGGACCGCACCCCACCCCACCGCACACCCGGCCCCGGCCGGGCCGGCACCCCCCGACCCCGCCGGGGCGTCGACGCACGGCCGCCCCGGGCCTCAACGCCCCACCCGCCCGAGCCCAGCGGCACGCGTCACCGCACCGCGATGACGGCCGACCCGTGCCCGAACAGCCCCTGGTTGGCAGTGATTCCGGCCCGCGCCCCCGGTACCTGCCGCTCCCCGGCCGTCCCGCGCAACTGCCACGTCAACTCGCACACCTGCGCGATGGCCTGTGCCGGAACCGCTTCCCCGAAGGAGGCCAGACCGCCGCTCGTGTTCACGGGGATCCGCCCGCCGAGCGCGGTCGCCCCCTCCCGGACGAGCTTGGCCCCCTCGCCCTCCCCGCAGAGCCCGATGTCCTCGTACCACTCCAACTCCAGCGCGGTGGAGAGGTCGTACACCTCGGCCAGCGAGAGATCGTCGGGCCCGAGCCCCGCCTCCTCGTACGCGGCGCGCGCGATCGAGGACCGGAAGGAACCGGCCGCCGGCTCCACCGCCACCACCGAATCGGTGGCGATGTCCGGCAGGTCCAGCACCGTCCGCGGATAGGTCGGCGTCACCGTGGACACGGCCCGGATCCGTACCGGGTCGCTCACCCCCCCCGCGCGGGCGAAGTCCATGCTGCTCAGCACCAGCGCCGCACCCCCGTCGGAGGTGGCGCAGATGTCGAGCAGCCGCAGCGGGTCGGCGACGATCGCCGAGGCCGCGACCTCCTCGGCGGTGACGCTCTTGCGGTAGCGGGCGTTCGGATTGAGCACCCCGGCCGCCGCGTTCTTCACCTTGACCTGGGCGAAGTCCTCCGCGGTGTCTCCGTACACGGCCATCCGGCGGCGGGCGTACAGCGCGAAGTACGCGGGGTTGGTGGCGCCGAGGACGCGGAAGCGCAGCCAGTCCGGATCATCCGGCCGGTCGCCCCCGGCCGGCGCGAAGAACCCCTTGGGCGCCGCGTCCGCCCCCACCACGAGGACCACGTCGGCCAGCCCCGCCAGGATCTGCGACCGGGCCGCCCCGATCGCCTGCGCCCCGGAGGCGCAGGCCGCGTACACGCTGGTCACGCGCGCGCCCTGCCAGCCGAGCGCCCGGGCGAAGGTCGCACCGGCCACATAGCCCGGATACCCGGAGCGCACGGTGTCGGCTCCGACGATCGAGCCCACGTCCGTCCAGTCCAGCCCGGCGTCGGCGAGCGCCGCCCGCGCCGCGGCCCGCCCGTACTCGACGAAACTGCGGCCCCACTTGCCCCACGGGTGCATGCCGGCCCCGAGGACGGCGACATCGGCGCTCACGCGGCCCCTCCCACCGGCTTGAACTGCCAGGTGGTCCAGGCGGTACCGGTGTCCGCGTCCTCGTTCAGCACGCCGCCCACCACCTCGACCTCCATTCCGACCGCCAGATCGGCGACGCCCACCCCGGGCGCGGCCTGCCCCAGCACGACCATCCCCTCGGCCGCCAGCTCCACCGCGACGAGCGTGTACGGCTCCCAGGGCGCGGCCGGATCGGACACGTACGGCGCGGGCGGCCGGTACCGCCCGTCCGTGTAGGACCAGACCCTGCCGCGCGCGGACAGCGGCACCTCGGCGAGCTCCCCGCCGCCGGGGCAGCGGGGATTGCGGCAGTACGCGTCCTCGCGCGGGAAGAAGACCGCGGTGCAGGCCGAGCAGCGGGTGCCGAGCAGCCGGAAGCCGCCGCCCTCCGCATCCTCGGTGAACCACCCGCTCACGACGGGTGTGCGTGTGAGTGCCAAGATCCCTCCCATGCCGAAGAACTGACGCATCGTCAGAAGTCTGTCACGGGAGGGCAGGCCGGGTCACCGGTTCTGGGCGAGCCACTTCCGGGCGATCTCGCCCAGTTCCGCGTCCCGACCCGCCAGCATCATCCGGATCATCTGCGCGTCCCCGCGCAGGGACCACACGGGATGGCCGAAGGTGGCGGGGTTGTTCCCCTCGATCAGGAAGTGAGCGGGCCAGGCCGTCCCGTACCCGACGAGCGGGAGCGCGGCCAGGTACCGCCCGCGCCCGCGCGCCACACCGTAGGCGGTCAGCGCCAGCCCGGTGAGGGTGCCGGTGAGGTGGACCCAGCGGGTGGCGGCGCGGGAGTGCATGGCCACGTAGTACGGCCAGAATTCCTCGTACGAGCTGAAAGTCATGCGGGCACGGTACTCACGGCCGGACGGAGGCGACAGCGACGGGGAAATCGAAATACGAATCCGGATACGCCTCCGGCTCGTACGTGAAGTGCCACCACTCCTCGGGAAGGTTCACGAACCCCTCCTCGCCCAGCACCCGCTTCAACAGCTGCCGGTTCGCGCGGGCGGCGCCGGTCACCCGCGGATCATCGGTGTGCGACAGCGGATCGAAGAAGTCGAAAGCCGTGCCCATGTCCACTTCCCGCCCCCAAGGGATCCCCTCCAGGGTCACGTCGACCGTACTCCCGCGACTGTGCCCGGACTTCTCCGCGATGTACCCCTCGGGAATCAGCCGGTCCCGCTCCACGTTCGGATAGAACTCCGCCTTCCGTTCCCAGTCCCCGGGACCGTCCGCCTCCCGGGCCCACCGCACGAACCGGTCCACCGCCCGCTGCGGCCGGTAGCAGTCGTACACCCGCAGCGAGTACCCGCGCACCAGCAGCCTGCCCTGCGCCCGCCGCAACGCCTCGGCGGCCGGCCGCGCCAGCAGACAGACCGGCTCCTCGTACCCGTCCACCACCCCGCCGGTGAAGTTCCGCGCACCGGCGTACCGCATGTCCTGGCGGACGCTCGGATCCACCTCCCGCAGCGCCACGAACCCGGAAGGCGCCGCACCGCCACCGGCCAGCACCGCGACCACACCCACAACAACCGTCATCCGCATGCCCCTTGGCATACCATCGCCGGATGCCGGCACAGCTGAAGGACTCGCACTGCTCCACCTGTGGAGCGCCGTACTCCACCCTCACGTGGCCCCGCACCTGCGCCTCCTGCGCTGCGGTTGCCTACCGCAACCCCCTCCCGGTGGCCATCGCCCTGCTCCCCGTCGAGGACGCGGACGGCACCGGCCTGGTCGTCATCACCCGCACCATCGAACCGGCCCTCGGCGGCATCGCCCTGCCCGGCGGCTTCATCGACTTCGGCGAGGACTGGCGCGAGGCGGTCGTCCGCGAGCTGCGCGAGGAGACCGGCATCACCGCCCCGGCCTCCGAGGTCACCCTCGCCGACGCCCTGAGCTCCCCGGCGGGCCACCTCCTCCTCTTCGGCCTCCTCCCGCCCCGCCCGGCCGCGGACCTCCCGGCCTCGCGGCCCACGGACGAAACCACGGGCTGGCACCTCCTCCACACCCCGACCCAACTGGCCTTCCCCCTCCACACCAGGGCGGCGGCATCCTGGTTCGAGGGCAAATACGCCTGACCCCACAGGCCACCCAGAGGGCCGCGGCAACCCACGGCCCCAACAACACGGCCGCAGCCTCCGGCCCCCGGCCAGTCAAAACCCAGCCCCGCCGGAGTTCGAGCCCCGGGGCCCGGGGCGGAGCCGCGTTCTCGAAGCCGCACGGACCCCCTCCACCCCAGGGCCCGCCTGCCGGCCAGGCCCGGCCACCCCGCCTGCCGGCCAGGGGTCGAGGCGATGCGGCCGCAGCCTTCGGCCCCTGGCCAGGGGAAATCCAGCCCCGCCGGAGTTTGAGGCGCGGGGTCCGGGGCGGAGCCCCGGTTCCCGAAGCCGCACCCGCCCACTCGCCCCGGCCGCGGCCCCGCCCTACACCCCCCGCACCGTCACCCCCGCCACCGAGCCGCCGCCCTCGTCCTCCACCACCACCGCGTCACCGACCCACCGCACGGTGTACCGCTCGACCTCCCCCGGCTCGAACCCCGGCCCCGGGTCCCGGATCACCACCCCGCCACCCGTACGCCCCCGCGCCGGCGCCCACACCTCCAGCTCCACCCCGCCCGACGCCCCCCGTACCGGAACCACCGCGCCCGCCCGCGCCAGCACCGGGATACGCCCCCGCGGGGCGTCCAGCAGCACCTGCCCCGGACCCTCGTGCACCGCCCCCGTCGCCGTGTCGTACCAACGCCCCCGCGGCAACCGCACCGCCCTCCGGTCCGCCCCGCACTCCAGCACCGGGGCCACCAGCAGCGCGTCGCCCAGCAGGAAGGCGTCCTCGCACGCCCGCAGCCGCCGGTCCTCCGGGTTCCCCCACCACAGCGGCCGCACGTACGGCGCCCCCGTCCGCCGCGCCAGGTGGGCCAGCGTCACGAAGTACGGCCGCAGCCGGTCCCGTTCCGCCAGCAGCGCCCGCGCCTGCTCCTCCACCTCCGCCCCGAACTCCCACGGCTCCCGCCGCCCCGCCCAGATCGCCGAATGCGTCCGGAACAGCGGCAGGTACGCCCCCAGTTGCAGCCACCGCACGTACAACTCCGCCGACGGCGACCCCCCGAAGCCGCCGACGTCCGGCCCCGAGTACGGCACCCCGCACAGCCCCAGCCCCAACACCAGCGCCAGCGAGGCCCGCAGCCCGTCCCAGCTGCTCTCCACGTCACCGGACCACGTGCCCCCGTACCTCTGCATCCCCGCCCACCCCGACCGGGAGAACAGGAACGGCCGCTCGGCCGGCCGCAGCCGCAACAGCCCCTCCCAGCCCGCCCGCGCCATCGCGAGCGCGTACACGTTGTGCCCCTCCCGGTGGTCGCCGCCCGCACCGTCCATCGCGTGCCGCGCAGACCTCGGCAAGGTGGGGTCCCCGAACGACGCGAAGGACACCGGCTCGTTCATGTCGTGCCAGAAACCGGCGAAACCCCGCGCGAGCCTCTCCTCGTACAGTCCGCCCCACCACTCCCGCACCGCCGGATCCGTGAAGTCCGGATAGGCGCACTCGCCCGGCCACACCTCCCCGCGCACCTCCCGGCCCCGCGCGTCCCGTACGAACGCACCCCCGGCCCCCACCGCCAGCCCGGCGGCGTGCACCGCATCGCCCGCCTTCACCGCCGGGTCCACGATCGAGACCAGCCGCACCCCCTGCGCCCGCAACTCCTCGGCCAGCCCGGGCAGATCCGGGAACCGCTCCTCGTCCACCGTGAACACCCGGTGCCCGTCGTAGTGGTCGATGTCCAGGTGCACGGCCGACAGCGACAGCCCGCGCGACGCGTACCCCGACACCACCCGCCGCACTTCCTCGGCGCTCCCGAACCCCCACCGCGCGTGCTGGTACCCCAGCGCCCACTCCGGCGGCACCGCCGCGGCGCCCGTCAGCCCCGACCAGCCCTGCGCCACCCGCGCCGGCGGCCCCACCAGCACCCAGCACCGCAGCGGACCGCCCTCCATGCGCAGCTCGCTCGACCCGGGACGGTCCACCCCCGACCCCGCACCCTCCTCGCCCTCCCGGAGCACCACCCGCCCGTCCCAGGTGTTGTCGTGGAACACCAGGTGCGTGCCCGCGTCCGCCACCACCATCTGCACCGGCATCGTCAGGTACAGCGGATCGACCCCGGGCCCGAAGCCGCCCTTCGGATCCGTGTTCCACAGCCGGTACGTCCCGTCCCGCAGCCTCGGCCCCACCGCCCGCCCGCCCAGCCCGAAGAACCGCGCGTCCGCCTGCACCTCGCTCCGCTGCACCCACCGCGCCCCGCCCATCCGCGGATCCACCGGCTCCCACCACCGCGGCGGCGACTCCCGCCGCAGCACCGTCCCGCCAGGGGTACGCACCTCCACCGCCCCGCGCCGGGACACCGCCACCGTCACCCGCTCCGACACCACCCGCCAGCCACCCCCGGTGTCCGGCTCCAGCACCGCCCTCGGATCGGGCTCCGGCCCGCTGCCGACCACCGCGTACGAGGGCGTGGGCCCGGCCCCGTCCCAGCCCCAGAACACCGCGCCGCCCGCCGTGACCCGGACGACCAGCTCCGACCGGGCGAACCGCAGCACGCCCCCGCCCGGAAGCGGCTCCGTCCCCGTCAGCAGCCCGGGCACCCGCGCCCGCTCCGCCCCCCGGCGCTGGAGGCCCACCGAATCCGCGCGCCTGCGCCGCCAGGCCGACAGCCAGGCACGCCTTCCGCGCTCCGAACCGATGTCCTGCACCACACGCACCAGATCACGACCGTTCATGCCGCTCACCCTGCCACCGGCCCCCCGCACAGGGGGCCGCGTTCAACTGCCGTTCACCCGCCGAGGAGCCGCGCGTCGCAGCTGACGGCCCTGGTGCGGATCTCGATCACGTGGCATCGTCCCTGTGGGCCGACGCGCACCCACCCCCGCGCGCAGGCACCGTACGCAACGCACACCACGCGCGAGCCGCAGACTTGACCGGGAGCCGACCCATGACTTCAGCCACGCAGCCGGAACCCCTCTGGACCCCGGGTCCCGACCGGATCGCCGCGGCCCGGATCACCGCCTTCCAGGCCTGGGCCGCCGAACACCACGGTGCCCCCGCCGACGGCGGCTACCCCGCCCTGCACAGCTGGTCCGTCGACGAGCTCGACACCTTCTGGCAGGCCGTCGCCGAGTGGTTCGACGTCCGCTTCACCACCCCCTACGAGTCCGTGCTCGCGGACCGCTCCATGCCCGGCGCCCGCTGGTTCACCGGCGCCACCCTCAACTACGCCGAGCACGCCCTGCGCGCCGCCGAGGACCCGGCCCGCGCCGACGCCGCCGCCCTGCTGTACGTCGACGAGACCCACGAGCCCGTCCCCGTCACCTGGGCCGAGCTCCGCCGCCAGGTCGGCTCCCTCGCCGCCGAACTGCGCGCCCTCGGCGTCCGCCCCGGCGACCGGATCAGCGGCTACCTCCCGAACATCCCCGAGGCCGCCGTGGCCCTCCTCGCCACCGCCGCCGTCGGCGGGGTCTGGACCTCCTGCGCCCCCGACTTCGGCGCCCGCAGCGTCCTCGACCGCTTCCAGCAGGTCGAGCCGGTCGTCCTGTTCACCGTGGACGGCTACCGCTACGGGGGCAAGGAGCACGACCGCCGCGACACCGTCGCCGAGCTCCGCGCGGACCTGCCCTCCCTGCGCGCCGTCGTCCACATCCCGCTCCTCGGCACGCCGGCCCCCGAAGGCGCCCTCACCTGGTCGGACCTGACCTCCGCCGCCACCGAGCCCGTCTTCGAGCCGGTCCCCTTCGACCACCCGCTCTGGGTCCTCTACTCCTCCGGCACGACCGGCCTCCCCAAGGCCATCGTCCAGTCGCAGGGCGGCATCCTCCTCGAACACCTCAAGCAGCTCGGCCTGCACTGCGACCTCGGCCCCGAGGACCGCTTCTTCTGGTACACCTCCACCGGCTGGATGATGTGGAACTTCCTCGTCTCCGGCCTGCTCACCGGCACCACAGTCGTCCTGTACGACGGCAGCCCCGGCTACCCCGACACCGGCGCCCAGTGGCGGATCGCCGAGCGCACCAAGGCCACCCTGTACGGCACCTCCGCCGCCTACGTGATGGCCTGCCGCAAGGCCGAGGTCCACCCCTCCCGCGACTTCGACCTCTCCGCCGTCAAGTGCGTGGCCACCACCGGCTCCCCGCTCCCGCCCGACGGCTTCCGCTGGCTCCACGACGAGGTGGCCGCGGACCTGTGGATCGCCTCCGTCAGCGGCGGCACCGACGTCTGCAGCTGCTTCGCGGGCGCCGTCCCCACCCTCCCCGTCCACATCGGCGAACTCCAGGCCGCCTGCCTGGGTACGGACCTCCAGGCCTGGGACCCGGCCGGCAAGCCGGTCCTCGGCGAGGTCGGCGAACTGATCGTCACCAACCCCATGCCGTCCATGCCGATCCGCTTCTGGAACGACCCCGACGGCAGCCGCTACCGCGACAGCTACTTCGACATGTTCCCGGGCGTCTGGCGCCACGGGGACTGGATCACCATCACCGACCACGGCTCGGTGGTCATCCACGGCCGCTCCGACTCCACCCTCAACCGCCAGGGCGTCCGGATGGGCTCCGCCGACATCTACGAGGCCGTCGAACGCCTCCCCGAGATCAAGGAATCCCTGGTCATCGGACTGGAGGAACCGAACGGCGGCTACTGGATGCCGCTCTTCGTCCACCTCGCACCCGGCGCCACCCTCGACGACGCCCTCCGCGCCCGCATCAAGCAGACCATCCGCGAGGAGCTCTCCCCGCGCCACGTCCCCGACGAGGTCATCGAGGTCCCGGGCATCCCGCACACCCTCACGGGCAAGCGCATCGAGGTCCCCGTCAAGCGGCTCCTCCAGGGCGCACCCCTCGCCAAGGCGGTCAACCCGGGCTCCGTCGACAACCTCGACCTCCTCCACTTCTACGAGGAGCTGGCCCGCACCCGCGGCTGAGTCACGAGCACGGCCACTGTCAGTGGCGGTGATTACTCTGAGTGAGCAACCGATCGCATCACTCAGGGGGAACCGGCCATGCCACGCAAGAACGACACCCACAGGCGCCGCGCCCTGCGCCGCGAAGCTCCCAGCACCGTCGGCCTCCTCGCCGACTCGGGGGACTTCGCGGCCATGAGCGGCTACCGCAGCTTCACCTTCGACCACCGTGACGACTACGGGGAGTACCTCCGCCACGTCGAGACCCTGCTCCGCTCCCTCGCGGCGCAGGGCATCCACACCACCGTCGCGCTCTTCGACCCCGACGAGTACGCCGAGTACTGCGCGGACAACGGCCTCGACCCGGACACCGCCGAGACCCGCACCCGCTTCACCGCGGAGCTCGCCGGCCACGGCACCGGACTGCCCTACACCGGCCAGCCCATCGACGAACTCGTCCCGCTCCTCATCGACGAGGCCGTCCGCCAGGCCACCTGGGAGTACGCCACCACGCTCCTCGCCGAAGTCGGCGCCTGCGCGGACTGCGGGGAGGACATCGGGCACGCCTCCTTCGACCGCGCCGCCGACACGGTCAAACGCCTCGTGGCCGGCGCCGGACCCGGCAGCCACCACTTCGTGTGCAGCGTCCCGACCGAGGCCGAACAGCTCGTCGCCGTACTCCACGCGCAGGCCCCCGACGGCCCGGAGGCCACGCCCCGCGTCGAAGGCCGGGAGGGCCTCGACTTCGTGACGGTCCTGGCGGCCGGCCTCGCCCTCGGCGGCCCCGGCGGACTGGTCCTGCGCAGCTCCGCGGACGGCCACCGGGACCGGGTCCACGGCTGGCGTCTGGACCGCGGCCGCCTCGTCGCGCTGTCGGCCGCGGCCGTCTTCAACGCCTACTGCACGGACGCCGACACCGGCGAGCCCGTCGCTCCCGAACCGGGCGTCGAGTACTGCCCGGGCTACGAGGTCGACGACCCGGGCCCCCACCACTAGCCCGAACGAGGAACGGGAAACGCCGAGGGGCCCTCACCACCGGCGAGGGCCCCTCAACGACTCGACTCCTCGTCCGACTACTCGCCGGAGAGCACCGCCTGCGCGGCCACGCGTGCCTCTTCGGCGCTGTCCGCCGCCCGAGCGGCGGCCGCGGCACGCTCGCACTGGGCGAGCGTGTACTTGGCGAGCGTCGCCCGCACGTACGGAATCGAAGCGGCACCCATCGAAAGAGAGGTGACACCCAGACCGGTCAGCACACAGGCCAGCAGCGGGTCGGAAGCG
This genomic window from Streptomyces sp. NBC_01351 contains:
- a CDS encoding roadblock/LC7 domain-containing protein; the encoded protein is MTAPQTGNDTRGRGSGPLNWLLDELVDRVGSIRKAVVLSGDGLPTGSSNDLTREDSEHLAAVASGFHSLAKGVGRHFDSGRVRQTVVELDEAFLFVMAAGDGSCLAVLADADSDVGQVAYEMTLMVKRVGDHLATAPRTGLPAGG
- a CDS encoding DUF742 domain-containing protein, which codes for MSDPRQDGRHHSDDSNNFNETDVPFAPEHDHWFDDDAGPVVRPYAMTRGRTSHAGQHRLDLIALVVAEPAADDPVWDMTLSPEHAHILGLCRDRPQSVAELAADVDLAVGVVRVLIGDLVADELVHVNRPVPPAELPDESILREVIDGLRAL
- a CDS encoding GTP-binding protein; its protein translation is MAFGRSSRTGAMHAVSPVEPLTLKILVAGGFGVGKTTLVSAVSEIRPLRTEERLSEPGVGVDDTGGVEGKNTTTVAMDFGRITLREDLVLYLFGTPGQDRFWFLWDELAQGSLGAVVLADTRRLADCFAAIDYFERRSIPFVVAVNCFDGADRHPVVTVREALDLDPEVPVLLCDARDRETVKDVLVGVVEHAMALARARRLSLTAEAGA
- a CDS encoding lipid-transfer protein, whose protein sequence is MSADVAVLGAGMHPWGKWGRSFVEYGRAAARAALADAGLDWTDVGSIVGADTVRSGYPGYVAGATFARALGWQGARVTSVYAACASGAQAIGAARSQILAGLADVVLVVGADAAPKGFFAPAGGDRPDDPDWLRFRVLGATNPAYFALYARRRMAVYGDTAEDFAQVKVKNAAAGVLNPNARYRKSVTAEEVAASAIVADPLRLLDICATSDGGAALVLSSMDFARAGGVSDPVRIRAVSTVTPTYPRTVLDLPDIATDSVVAVEPAAGSFRSSIARAAYEEAGLGPDDLSLAEVYDLSTALELEWYEDIGLCGEGEGAKLVREGATALGGRIPVNTSGGLASFGEAVPAQAIAQVCELTWQLRGTAGERQVPGARAGITANQGLFGHGSAVIAVR
- a CDS encoding Zn-ribbon domain-containing OB-fold protein, whose product is MALTRTPVVSGWFTEDAEGGGFRLLGTRCSACTAVFFPREDAYCRNPRCPGGGELAEVPLSARGRVWSYTDGRYRPPAPYVSDPAAPWEPYTLVAVELAAEGMVVLGQAAPGVGVADLAVGMEVEVVGGVLNEDADTGTAWTTWQFKPVGGAA
- a CDS encoding DUF962 domain-containing protein produces the protein MTFSSYEEFWPYYVAMHSRAATRWVHLTGTLTGLALTAYGVARGRGRYLAALPLVGYGTAWPAHFLIEGNNPATFGHPVWSLRGDAQMIRMMLAGRDAELGEIARKWLAQNR
- a CDS encoding M15 family metallopeptidase, whose protein sequence is MTVVVGVVAVLAGGGAAPSGFVALREVDPSVRQDMRYAGARNFTGGVVDGYEEPVCLLARPAAEALRRAQGRLLVRGYSLRVYDCYRPQRAVDRFVRWAREADGPGDWERKAEFYPNVERDRLIPEGYIAEKSGHSRGSTVDVTLEGIPWGREVDMGTAFDFFDPLSHTDDPRVTGAARANRQLLKRVLGEEGFVNLPEEWWHFTYEPEAYPDSYFDFPVAVASVRP
- a CDS encoding NUDIX domain-containing protein is translated as MPAQLKDSHCSTCGAPYSTLTWPRTCASCAAVAYRNPLPVAIALLPVEDADGTGLVVITRTIEPALGGIALPGGFIDFGEDWREAVVRELREETGITAPASEVTLADALSSPAGHLLLFGLLPPRPAADLPASRPTDETTGWHLLHTPTQLAFPLHTRAAASWFEGKYA
- a CDS encoding glycoside hydrolase family 31 protein, which translates into the protein MNGRDLVRVVQDIGSERGRRAWLSAWRRRRADSVGLQRRGAERARVPGLLTGTEPLPGGGVLRFARSELVVRVTAGGAVFWGWDGAGPTPSYAVVGSGPEPDPRAVLEPDTGGGWRVVSERVTVAVSRRGAVEVRTPGGTVLRRESPPRWWEPVDPRMGGARWVQRSEVQADARFFGLGGRAVGPRLRDGTYRLWNTDPKGGFGPGVDPLYLTMPVQMVVADAGTHLVFHDNTWDGRVVLREGEEGAGSGVDRPGSSELRMEGGPLRCWVLVGPPARVAQGWSGLTGAAAVPPEWALGYQHARWGFGSAEEVRRVVSGYASRGLSLSAVHLDIDHYDGHRVFTVDEERFPDLPGLAEELRAQGVRLVSIVDPAVKAGDAVHAAGLAVGAGGAFVRDARGREVRGEVWPGECAYPDFTDPAVREWWGGLYEERLARGFAGFWHDMNEPVSFASFGDPTLPRSARHAMDGAGGDHREGHNVYALAMARAGWEGLLRLRPAERPFLFSRSGWAGMQRYGGTWSGDVESSWDGLRASLALVLGLGLCGVPYSGPDVGGFGGSPSAELYVRWLQLGAYLPLFRTHSAIWAGRREPWEFGAEVEEQARALLAERDRLRPYFVTLAHLARRTGAPYVRPLWWGNPEDRRLRACEDAFLLGDALLVAPVLECGADRRAVRLPRGRWYDTATGAVHEGPGQVLLDAPRGRIPVLARAGAVVPVRGASGGVELEVWAPARGRTGGGVVIRDPGPGFEPGEVERYTVRWVGDAVVVEDEGGGSVAGVTVRGV
- a CDS encoding acetoacetate--CoA ligase, which gives rise to MTSATQPEPLWTPGPDRIAAARITAFQAWAAEHHGAPADGGYPALHSWSVDELDTFWQAVAEWFDVRFTTPYESVLADRSMPGARWFTGATLNYAEHALRAAEDPARADAAALLYVDETHEPVPVTWAELRRQVGSLAAELRALGVRPGDRISGYLPNIPEAAVALLATAAVGGVWTSCAPDFGARSVLDRFQQVEPVVLFTVDGYRYGGKEHDRRDTVAELRADLPSLRAVVHIPLLGTPAPEGALTWSDLTSAATEPVFEPVPFDHPLWVLYSSGTTGLPKAIVQSQGGILLEHLKQLGLHCDLGPEDRFFWYTSTGWMMWNFLVSGLLTGTTVVLYDGSPGYPDTGAQWRIAERTKATLYGTSAAYVMACRKAEVHPSRDFDLSAVKCVATTGSPLPPDGFRWLHDEVAADLWIASVSGGTDVCSCFAGAVPTLPVHIGELQAACLGTDLQAWDPAGKPVLGEVGELIVTNPMPSMPIRFWNDPDGSRYRDSYFDMFPGVWRHGDWITITDHGSVVIHGRSDSTLNRQGVRMGSADIYEAVERLPEIKESLVIGLEEPNGGYWMPLFVHLAPGATLDDALRARIKQTIREELSPRHVPDEVIEVPGIPHTLTGKRIEVPVKRLLQGAPLAKAVNPGSVDNLDLLHFYEELARTRG